The following are encoded in a window of Harmonia axyridis chromosome 7, icHarAxyr1.1, whole genome shotgun sequence genomic DNA:
- the LOC123684298 gene encoding serine-rich adhesin for platelets-like, whose amino-acid sequence MVISKIILVSLSIVYASAGYSQFYISPHFATHINPAFPIHHEHLLAPQITQNSAINFPSFYQSQPLLFSQNVNPFIQHTFPTLPQVTVEQARSSNRESSGRSLETAQPYSAQGTEFGFGYRTQFDDGASSTVVFVSGPDSKRMSLLRNSRLTARKLASDILDAKTSDEKNEKINHALSDNIPGLNFDALIEAFPSFKPLGEEGTSYVNLFSHPADFFPLPQPAQTTTSSPASSPASDLASDDDSESIAVDSADNDTPLARSNESSEKEAESIIQETKILIDDIKNRSANETSSTETSSQSSSTSSSSTSTEESTTAKSEEIETTTQV is encoded by the exons ATGGTGATCTCAAAA ATAATCCTTGTTTCCTTAAGCATCGTATATGCATCCGCTGGATACTCTCAATTCTATATATCACCCCATTTTGCAACACATATCAACCCAGCATTTCCAATACATCATGAACATCTCTTAGCACCACAAATTACGCAGAATTCAGCAATCAACTTTCCATCATTTTACCAATCACAACCGTTGCTGTTCAGTCAAAATGTCAATCCTTTTATTCAACACACATTTCCAACGCTGCCACAAGTAACTGTTGAACAAGCAAGAAGTAGCAACAGAGAATCTTCTG GAAGGAGTCTAGAAACAGCTCAACCTTATTCTGCCCAAGGAACAGAATTTGGCTTCGGCTATCGCACACAATTTGACGATGGCGCCAGCTCCACTGTTGTCTTCGTATCAGGCCCGGACTCAAAAAGGATGAGTTTGTTGAGGAATAGCAGATTAACAGCTAGAAAATTGGCTTCTGATATTCTGGATGCAAAAACAAGTGATGAGAAAAACGAAAAGATTAATCATGCACTCTCTGATAATATCCCTGGCTTGAACTTCGATGCTCTGATCGAGGCATTCCCAAGTTTCAAACCTTTAGGAGAAGAAGGAACAAGTTATGTCAATCTCTTCAG TCATCCTGCTGACTTTTTTCCACTGCCTCAACCAGCTCAAACCACGACTAGCAGCCCTGCCTCCTCTCCAGCATCTGATCTGGCAAGCGATGATGATTCTGAAAGTATTGCTGTAGATAGTGCCGACAACGACACGCCACTGGCAAGATCAAACGAAAGCTCAGAGAAAGAAGCCGAAAGTATTATCCAGGAAACCAAAATCCTGATTGACGATATCAAAAATCGTAGTGCGAATGAAACTTCATCTACAGAGACTTCTTCACAATCGAGCAGCACTTCCAGTAGCTCAACGTCTACCGAAGAAAGTACTACTGCCAAGAGCGAAGAAATCGAAACAACTACTCAAGTATGA